The Phycodurus eques isolate BA_2022a chromosome 8, UOR_Pequ_1.1, whole genome shotgun sequence nucleotide sequence CCGCCGTGAAGCTCCACGTGCAGGTCAAACACACGGGCGTCAAGCCCTTCACCTGCTCGCTTTGTCCCAAAAGGTTTGCCAGTAACAAAAACGTGATGATACACATGAGGACGCACACCGGGGAGAAGGCGTTCTGTTGCGACCTGTGCGGGCGGAGGTTCTCTTACAAGTATCAGCTGGACAAACACCGGTGCGCCGTGTCAATGCATTCAAACATGTTGAAGTGAGGCCTGCATTCCCGGCAGACCTTCacggttttgttttgtcaaaatggacCTTCTGCCGTCtactggaagagcatttaattgatcTGCCTGTCATTATACATTGCcagcatagatagatgaacgaagatgcattgttttctgtaaataaatcattgttAGACCAATTACGTGGAAGAGTTTGCTCCAGCGCAGTGGTTGGGAAGCGCTGCCGTAGATAATatctgtcactttttttttttttttttttttcaaattctaaTTAAATCATTCTCGTTTTTGCTTGAAAGTttctttatcatttatttaattgtaattcaacaatttagtaaaataaaaaatatgaacttgTTGATTTGACTCATATTTATTCcactatttatatatattgttaaatgatttaatggtgtaattttttaaatgaatgaatccaAATTAACCGGATTTATGGGAAAATGCAACacgaatgcaacaaatattacaggaaaaTCTTCATATAGTCTTAATTTAGATCTCGAGCTGTAACATAATACCCTAAATGCCCAATGTGGCAGGCATACTTTACCCACCCCTGCGCAAAAATATAATAAGGCACAACATTATGAGTATATTAACAAACGAACGAACACGTATAATGTTTGACAGACGGTAAAAGTGATACACGTCGAATGAGGAATTTGCGCATCTTTTAAATGACTTCTTTCAGAATCGcaaattgaaatgtgtttcgTCGCCAAAGACGCACCGTAGATTTGCCAAAGATGGCGGCCCGTTCTGCGCATGCGCAGTATGGCTTTTTGGGCGGAACTGTCGACGTAGGCGTTTTAGGTCACCACAGCCCACGCAACAGCACATTCCGACcgaagaaggaaagaaaaagctGAATTTCGCACCGCGGTTGCTAAGCAGAGCGCTATTGCTAGTCTGTCAAAATGTGCAAAGTCAAACTTTTGAGAGCGTTGGTCAAGCAGCGACTAAATGTGGCCGTCGAAGAGATATTCGGACTGTTCGAAAGAACCATAGccgagtacgaggaggaactttgccgaacaaaagaggagaacgagCGCCAACGCGAACTTCTCGACAATGTTTTCAAGCATCAAGGCGGATTGCACGCACAAGGTTGGTTTCCTAATCCACATCACATGATCGTATCGTCTTCTTTCTTTCATATTTGACTGAGAAGTTCGCCAGTCCGCCATTGCGGACAAGCCAGCcaccattttgttttgcttgtttataCTTAGCATTACGGTAATATACAAAAAGATACAACTGAAGAGTGGCTCATTTGCGTAACGTGTGGTATAATAGTGTAATCTACACATTTCACACAATGTTAGGCATATTTGGCTTTcagttacacttttttttttttttttagcaggaaCCTAAATGCGTTTAgaagtgaacttaatttgacctcgaaacatttcagtatttattattttttggataACTTGCTTGTTCTCCAACAAGGAGCGAATTTCACAACAGGCGTTTGATCCACGAATGTACTAACTAATGCATTTTCCGGTTCAATTAGCATTTGGCATTTAAACAGTGCGCTCGTATTAGGACATCACGAGACCAAGACGACACCAATTAAAAGCTCAAACGCACCAAACTGGATGTTTGCAGAGCGGCGCAAGTGACTGCATGACCTTGCAgctaaaaacataaataaaataaaataaagaataaataaaacagtgtttgggtactttttgcacaacctgCTGTTGTCAAGCaaggctttttttaaaaaatgtttttattattattattattttttaagaaaacacttTCTGTGACGCTTCCAGTCTCTGTAATTCTGCTGCAACCCGCTGATGACGCTCACAGCTccgtatcttttttttttatttaagaaaacACTTTCTGTGACGCTTCCAGTCTCTGTAATTCTGCTGCAACCCGCTGATGACGCTCACAGCTccgtatctttttttttttttaagaaaacacttTCTGTGACGCTTCCAGTCTCTGTAATTCTGCTGCAACCCGCTGATGACGCTCACAGCGccgtatctttttttttatttaagaaaacACTTTCTGTGACGCTTCCAGTCTCTGTAATTCTGCTGCAACCCGCTGATGACGCTCACAGCTccgtatctttttttttttttaagaaaacacttTCTGTGACGCTTCCAGTCTCTGTAATTCTGCTGCAACCCGCTGATGACGCTCACAGCTccgtatctttttttttttttaagaaaacacttTCTGTGACGCTTCCAGTCTCTGTAATTCTGCTGCAACCCGCTGATGACGCTCACAGCTCCGTATCCACATGGCTCCATGAACATCCCGTTTGAAAAGCCCCGCGATGCTTCATGCTAACGTACCACAATGTGAAACATGACAAGACGGCCTTATGGAAACGAGCATGGATGTCGTGGTAATTAGAGCGCTCCAAACAACCGTTGCTTTAACACACACGGCGCAGCTCGGCTCCTTCTCCGCCTCCCCGCGATGTAAACGCCAGGCTCGTAAAGTGGTATCGATGTCGTAGCATCGCGGCCTTTTTCTTCCCCGAGTACGAGTTGAGTATCTTTAACATCTTACGCTGACTCGCCGCCGTGCTTTTCTCCCGCGTGTCGCAGACGTGCGGGAGGTGTTGGTGGAGAGTCAAGACGACGACGGCGTTCCCTCTGAGGAGGAGCCGGCGGTTCCGCGCCACattaaggaggaagaggaggaggaggacgcgtGGGAGAGTCAAGCCCCGCACAAGGTCGGCATGGCCACGGTCACGCTGTCCGGTGTCCTTGTGAAGAGCGAAGACGACGGCGCTCATTCCTCGCAGCTTCGTCGCAGTCAAAGTGAGGAGAACGGCGGCGGCGCAAGCGAGAGCATGAAAACGGAAGCCGGCGGAGACTTCTGTGAATATCTGCAATCGCAAGCAAACAACTCGGCCCCGCTGTCGGATATGGACGACGTGATGTCGCACTCGTCTGACACCGACAACGCCAAAGAACCTTCGGACTccaaaggtgacaaaaaacTGTTCATCTGCTCCGACTGCGGCAAAACCTTCGTCAACAAAAGCGTTTTGAAAAATCACATGGTCACGCACACGGGAGAGAAGCGCTTCGCGTGCTCCGTTTGCAATAAAAGATTCTCCTTGAAGCATCACGTGAACAGACACATGAGGATACACACGGGCGAGCATCCCTATTCCTGCTCGGTTTGCGGCAAGGGATTCCGAGACAAGTTCGGCTTGAGAAGTCACATGAGTAAACACACCGGCGAGAAGCCTTACTCGTGTCCAATTTGCGCAAAAGGTCTGTCGTGTAACTCCTCGCTCAGGATCCACATGAGATTGCACACCGAGGAGAAACCTTTTACCTGTCCGGTTTGCGGCAAAGGTTTCTCCGGCAGCTCGTCTTTCAGCGTCCACCTGAGACAACACACGGGGGAGAAACCCTTCGTCTGCCCCATTTGTAGCAAATGTTTCTCCCGTCAAGAAACGCTCACGGTACACATTAAACGGCACACTGACAGCCAAGAGTAACTGTGGCGCGATGCTGCCTCCCGCAGGTAGCTCGCGGTACTACCACAGCTATATGGTTTTGGCCGTTTCGATATCCTtcatatccagcttaaggtccgtGGAcgagtacgctctttgtcctcactattgagacaattcagcgcactagtagaaagACTGTCTTACGCATAACATTTGTTCAGCTACTAGTgtcacttttggcctactagtgcaaccttaagatggatggatttattcgATATcaagatttgattttgaataaatg carries:
- the LOC133406270 gene encoding zinc finger protein 664-like is translated as MCKVKLLRALVKQRLNVAVEEIFGLFERTIAEYEEELCRTKEENERQRELLDNVFKHQGGLHAQDVREVLVESQDDDGVPSEEEPAVPRHIKEEEEEEDAWESQAPHKVGMATVTLSGVLVKSEDDGAHSSQLRRSQSEENGGGASESMKTEAGGDFCEYLQSQANNSAPLSDMDDVMSHSSDTDNAKEPSDSKGDKKLFICSDCGKTFVNKSVLKNHMVTHTGEKRFACSVCNKRFSLKHHVNRHMRIHTGEHPYSCSVCGKGFRDKFGLRSHMSKHTGEKPYSCPICAKGLSCNSSLRIHMRLHTEEKPFTCPVCGKGFSGSSSFSVHLRQHTGEKPFVCPICSKCFSRQETLTVHIKRHTDSQE